A single Streptomyces mirabilis DNA region contains:
- a CDS encoding acyl-CoA synthetase: MTAGQNPTVAAGRSVTVDGVLRRSARRTPERVAVHYRDRSWTYAELDEAVSRAAQVLRVSGLAPGDRVGAYGHNSDAYLIGFLACARGGLVHVPVNQNLTGDDLAYIVGQAGCGLVLADPDLAGNLPGGTRVLALRDSDDSLLARLDTTTPYDGPEPRGEDLTQLLYTSGTTALPKGAMLTHRALVHEYLSAITALDLQAGDLPVHSLPLYHSAQMHVFLLPYLAVGAVNVILDAPDAGQILDLVEAGHADSLFAPPTVWIGLSNRPDFATRDLSGLRKAYYGASIMPVPVLERLRERLPKLAFYNCFGQSEIGPLAMVLGPHEHKGRMDSCGRPVLFVEARVVDGSGKDVPDGERGEIVYRSPQLCEGYWDKPEETAEAFRDGWFHSGDLAVRDEEGYFTVVDRVKDVINSGGVLVASRQVEDALYTHDAVAEVAVIGLPDERWIEAVTAVVVARTEVTEAELVAHAREKLAAFKAPKQVLFVDELPRNASGKILKRELRDRFTDARAEAVQG, encoded by the coding sequence ATGACGGCGGGTCAGAACCCCACGGTGGCGGCGGGACGGAGCGTCACGGTCGACGGGGTGCTGCGGCGCAGCGCCCGGCGGACCCCTGAACGCGTCGCGGTCCACTACCGCGACCGGTCCTGGACCTACGCCGAACTCGACGAGGCCGTCTCTCGCGCTGCCCAGGTGCTGCGCGTCTCGGGACTGGCACCGGGCGACCGTGTCGGTGCCTACGGCCACAACTCGGACGCGTACCTGATCGGCTTCCTCGCGTGTGCGCGTGGCGGGCTGGTGCACGTGCCGGTCAACCAGAACCTGACCGGTGACGACCTCGCGTACATCGTCGGACAGGCGGGCTGCGGGCTGGTCCTGGCCGATCCGGACCTGGCTGGGAACCTCCCCGGGGGAACCCGCGTTCTCGCCCTGCGAGACAGCGACGACTCGCTGCTCGCGCGACTCGACACGACCACGCCGTACGACGGTCCGGAGCCTCGCGGCGAGGACCTGACGCAGCTCCTCTACACCTCGGGCACCACCGCGCTGCCCAAGGGCGCCATGCTGACCCACCGTGCGCTGGTGCACGAGTACCTCAGCGCGATCACCGCCCTCGATCTGCAGGCCGGCGATCTGCCCGTGCACTCGCTGCCGCTCTACCACTCGGCGCAGATGCATGTGTTCTTGCTGCCCTATCTCGCGGTCGGTGCCGTGAACGTCATCCTCGACGCGCCCGACGCCGGGCAGATCCTCGACCTGGTCGAGGCCGGACACGCGGACAGCCTGTTCGCGCCGCCCACCGTCTGGATCGGACTGTCCAACCGTCCCGACTTCGCCACCCGAGACCTGAGCGGACTGCGCAAGGCGTACTACGGGGCGTCGATCATGCCGGTGCCGGTTCTGGAACGGCTGCGGGAGCGGCTGCCGAAGCTGGCGTTCTACAACTGCTTCGGCCAGAGCGAGATCGGACCGCTGGCCATGGTCCTCGGACCCCACGAGCACAAGGGGCGGATGGACTCCTGCGGGCGGCCGGTGTTGTTCGTCGAGGCGCGGGTCGTCGACGGGTCCGGCAAGGACGTGCCCGACGGGGAGCGGGGAGAAATCGTCTACCGCTCACCGCAGTTGTGCGAGGGCTACTGGGACAAGCCGGAGGAGACCGCGGAGGCCTTCCGCGACGGCTGGTTCCACTCCGGGGACCTGGCCGTGCGCGACGAGGAGGGCTACTTCACCGTCGTCGACCGGGTGAAGGACGTCATCAACTCCGGTGGCGTACTGGTCGCCTCACGTCAGGTCGAGGACGCGCTCTACACTCACGACGCCGTCGCCGAGGTGGCCGTGATCGGGCTCCCCGACGAGCGGTGGATCGAGGCGGTCACGGCGGTCGTCGTCGCCCGCACCGAGGTCACCGAGGCCGAACTCGTCGCCCACGCACGCGAGAAGCTCGCCGCCTTCAAGGCGCCCAAGCAGGTCCTCTTCGTGGACGAACTGCCACGCAACGCCAGCGGAAAGATCCTCAAACGCGAGCTGAGGGACCGCTTCACGGACGCACGGGCCGAAGCCGTCCAGGGGTAG
- a CDS encoding acyl-CoA synthetase gives MEYNLADLFESVVDVVPGREALVYIDHPGTGAERRLTYAQLDSAANRIAHHLIDSGIRPGEHLGLHLYNGVEYVQTVLGCLKARIVPVNVNYRYVEEELVYLYRDADLVALVFDTEFTDRVAAALPRASALRHLLRVGSAATGRASLPAVDFAEAEAAGSPERGFPPRSADDQFIIYTGGTTGMPKGVMWRQEDLFFSGLGGGAPTGEPIKKPEELAARVAAGGEGITFFPTPPLMHGTSTLTAFIGFNFGQRVVIHRKFVPEEVLRTVEKEKITSMSLVGDAMLRPLIDALRGPMKGTDCSSMFSVSSSGAIMSETVREQFQSLVPNVMLLNNYGSSESGFNGTATADSGAGKGFRLRVNSRTQVVDPATYEPVAVGEPGRVAQRGHVPLGYYNDPKKTAETFFQKDGERWVLLGDMATVDEEGIVTVLGRGSQCINTGGEKVYPEEVEQALKSHPDVYDALVAGVPDEKWGNHVAAVVQLREGAGRPSLEDIQSHCRGHLAGYKIPRQLVITDTIQRSPSGKADYRWARSVATETAR, from the coding sequence GTGGAGTACAACCTTGCCGACCTGTTCGAGTCGGTCGTCGACGTGGTTCCGGGCCGCGAGGCGCTCGTGTACATCGACCATCCGGGCACGGGCGCCGAGCGCCGTCTGACGTACGCGCAACTCGACTCGGCGGCGAATCGCATCGCCCACCACCTGATCGACAGCGGCATCCGCCCCGGCGAGCACCTTGGACTGCACCTCTACAACGGCGTCGAGTACGTGCAGACCGTGCTGGGCTGCCTGAAGGCACGGATCGTGCCGGTCAACGTCAACTACCGCTACGTGGAAGAGGAGTTGGTCTACCTCTACCGGGACGCGGATCTCGTGGCACTGGTCTTCGACACGGAGTTCACCGACCGGGTGGCGGCGGCACTGCCGCGGGCCTCGGCGCTGCGGCACCTCCTGCGGGTGGGGAGCGCGGCGACCGGCAGGGCCTCCTTGCCCGCCGTGGACTTCGCCGAGGCCGAGGCCGCCGGATCCCCCGAACGGGGTTTCCCACCGCGCTCGGCGGACGACCAGTTCATCATCTACACCGGCGGCACCACCGGCATGCCCAAGGGTGTGATGTGGCGTCAGGAGGACCTGTTCTTCTCCGGACTGGGCGGCGGGGCCCCGACGGGCGAGCCGATCAAGAAGCCGGAGGAGCTCGCCGCGCGGGTGGCGGCCGGCGGTGAGGGCATCACCTTCTTCCCCACTCCCCCGCTGATGCACGGCACCTCGACACTGACGGCGTTCATCGGGTTCAACTTCGGCCAACGGGTGGTGATCCACCGCAAGTTCGTGCCCGAAGAGGTCCTGCGGACGGTGGAGAAGGAGAAGATCACCAGCATGTCGCTGGTCGGCGACGCGATGCTGCGCCCGCTGATCGACGCGCTGCGGGGGCCGATGAAGGGCACGGACTGCTCCTCGATGTTCAGCGTGTCCTCGTCCGGCGCGATCATGTCGGAGACGGTGCGTGAGCAGTTCCAGTCACTGGTCCCGAACGTGATGCTGCTCAACAACTACGGCTCCTCGGAGTCCGGCTTCAACGGCACCGCGACCGCGGACTCGGGGGCCGGTAAGGGATTCCGGCTGCGGGTCAACTCCCGTACACAGGTGGTGGATCCGGCCACGTACGAGCCGGTCGCCGTCGGCGAGCCCGGCCGGGTCGCACAGCGCGGCCATGTGCCCCTCGGCTACTACAACGACCCGAAGAAGACCGCCGAGACCTTCTTCCAGAAGGACGGCGAGCGGTGGGTGCTGCTCGGTGACATGGCGACGGTCGACGAGGAGGGCATCGTCACCGTCCTCGGCCGCGGCTCCCAGTGCATCAACACCGGTGGCGAGAAGGTCTATCCGGAGGAGGTCGAGCAGGCCCTAAAGTCCCATCCGGACGTGTACGACGCGCTGGTCGCCGGGGTGCCGGACGAGAAGTGGGGCAACCACGTGGCGGCGGTCGTCCAGCTCCGCGAGGGCGCGGGCAGGCCCTCGCTGGAGGACATCCAGTCCCACTGCCGGGGCCATCTGGCGGGCTACAAGATCCCCCGCCAGCTCGTCATCACCGACACCATCCAGCGCTCGCCCAGCGGCAAGGCGGACTACCGGTGGGCGCGCTCGGTGGCGACGGAGACAGCCCGCTGA
- a CDS encoding crotonase/enoyl-CoA hydratase family protein: MGGTEHLTVQREGATLVLTLNRPEAKNALSLPMLVGLYDGWIEADEDDAIRSIVLTGAGDAFCAGMDLKALAGRGMEGQQYRDRLKADPDLHWKAMLRHHRPRKPVIAAVEGHCVAGGTEILQGTDIRVAGESATFGLFEVKRGLFPIGGSTVRLQRQIPRTHALEMLLTGRPYSAREAAGIGLVGHVVPDGTARQKALEIAEQINACGPLAVEAVKASVYETAEMTETEGLAAELARGWPIFDTADAKEGSRAFTEKRPPVYRRA, from the coding sequence ATGGGTGGTACGGAACACCTCACCGTGCAGCGCGAAGGCGCCACACTGGTGCTCACGCTCAACAGGCCCGAGGCCAAGAACGCGCTCTCGCTGCCGATGCTCGTCGGTCTGTACGACGGCTGGATCGAGGCCGACGAGGACGACGCGATCCGCTCGATCGTGCTCACCGGTGCGGGGGACGCCTTCTGCGCCGGCATGGACCTCAAGGCGCTCGCGGGGCGGGGCATGGAGGGCCAGCAGTACCGGGACCGGCTGAAGGCCGACCCCGATCTGCACTGGAAGGCGATGCTGCGCCACCACCGCCCCCGCAAACCGGTGATCGCCGCCGTCGAGGGCCACTGTGTCGCGGGCGGCACCGAGATCCTCCAGGGCACCGACATCCGGGTCGCGGGCGAGTCGGCGACCTTCGGGCTCTTCGAGGTCAAGCGCGGGCTGTTCCCGATCGGCGGCTCCACGGTCCGTCTGCAACGCCAGATCCCACGCACGCACGCCCTGGAGATGCTCCTCACGGGGCGTCCGTACTCGGCCCGGGAGGCCGCCGGGATCGGCCTGGTCGGACACGTCGTGCCCGACGGGACGGCGCGGCAGAAGGCCCTCGAGATCGCCGAACAGATCAACGCCTGCGGGCCGCTGGCCGTCGAGGCGGTCAAGGCGTCCGTGTACGAGACCGCCGAGATGACGGAGACGGAGGGCCTCGCGGCCGAGCTGGCCCGCGGCTGGCCGATCTTCGACACCGCCGACGCGAAGGAAGGCTCCCGAGCCTTCACCGAGAAGCGCCCACCCGTCTATCGGCGCGCGTGA
- a CDS encoding Zn-ribbon domain-containing OB-fold protein, translating to MPEVLKAPLVVEFPFTRSLGPVQSAFLTGLRERVVLGVKTADGRTLVPPVEYDPVTAEDLGELVEVAPTGTVTTWAWNHQPRRGQPLDTPFAWVLVRLDGADTALLHALDAPDPDAVRTGMRVRVRWAAQRAGAITDIACFEPYDGDRPEIAGHDGRFEDMVTGIVAPARLDYVYSPGRAQSAYIDSLSSRRTVGERCPSCHKVYVPPRGACPTCGVMTSEQVEVGPRGTVTTYCIVNIKARNLDIEVPYVYAHIALDGADLALHGRIGGIPYDQVRMGLRVEPVWTEGGRHPDHYRPTGEPDAEYETYKELL from the coding sequence ATGCCCGAAGTCCTCAAAGCCCCCCTCGTCGTCGAGTTCCCCTTCACCCGTTCGCTCGGCCCCGTCCAGAGCGCGTTTCTCACCGGGCTGCGTGAGCGTGTCGTCCTTGGCGTGAAGACCGCCGACGGCCGGACGCTCGTCCCGCCCGTCGAGTACGACCCCGTCACCGCGGAGGACCTGGGCGAGCTCGTCGAGGTCGCCCCCACCGGCACCGTCACCACCTGGGCCTGGAACCACCAACCCCGTCGGGGCCAGCCCCTCGACACCCCTTTCGCCTGGGTCCTGGTCCGGCTCGACGGCGCCGACACCGCCCTCCTGCACGCCCTGGACGCACCGGACCCCGACGCCGTACGCACCGGTATGCGCGTGCGTGTCCGCTGGGCGGCGCAGCGCGCCGGCGCCATCACCGACATCGCCTGTTTCGAGCCGTACGACGGAGACCGCCCGGAGATCGCGGGTCACGACGGGCGGTTCGAGGACATGGTCACCGGCATCGTCGCCCCCGCGCGCCTCGACTACGTCTACTCGCCCGGCCGCGCCCAGTCCGCCTACATCGACAGCCTCTCCTCGCGGCGCACCGTGGGCGAGCGCTGCCCGTCCTGCCACAAGGTGTACGTCCCGCCGAGGGGTGCCTGTCCCACCTGCGGTGTCATGACGTCGGAGCAGGTGGAGGTGGGCCCTCGCGGCACCGTGACCACGTACTGCATCGTCAACATCAAGGCCAGGAACCTCGACATCGAAGTGCCGTACGTCTACGCGCACATCGCCCTCGACGGCGCCGACCTCGCGCTGCACGGCCGGATCGGCGGCATCCCCTACGACCAGGTGCGCATGGGGCTGCGGGTGGAGCCGGTGTGGACGGAGGGCGGCCGCCATCCCGACCACTACCGGCCCACCGGCGAACCCGACGCCGAGTACGAGACGTACAAGGAGCTGTTGTAG
- a CDS encoding thiolase domain-containing protein — MPPIRDIAVVAFAQSDHLRTTDELSEVEMLIPVLHAVLDQTGLKTSDIGFTCSGSTDYLAGRAFSFTMALDGVGAWPPISESHVEMDGAWALYEAWTKLLTGDADTALVYGYGKSSPGSVRDVLTRQLDPYYVAPLWPDSVALAALQAQALIDAGETDEPALAGVASRSRASAVTNSHAQLRGSVDQGGYLVRPLRVGDCPPVSDGAAAVILAAGERARELCERPAWIRGIDHRIEAHGLGVRDLTDSPSTRLAAERAGAFERPVDTAELHTPFTSQEVVLRKALRLGEEVRVNPSGGALAANPIMAAGLIRIGEAAARVHRGESDRALAHATSGPCLQQNLVAVLEGDPR; from the coding sequence ATGCCGCCCATCAGGGACATCGCCGTCGTCGCCTTCGCGCAGAGCGACCATCTGCGCACCACCGACGAGCTCTCCGAGGTGGAGATGCTCATCCCGGTCCTGCATGCCGTCCTCGACCAGACCGGGCTGAAGACCAGCGACATCGGTTTCACCTGCTCCGGTTCGACCGACTACCTCGCGGGCCGCGCCTTCTCCTTCACCATGGCCCTCGACGGGGTGGGCGCCTGGCCGCCGATCTCCGAGTCGCACGTGGAGATGGACGGGGCCTGGGCGCTGTACGAGGCCTGGACGAAACTGCTCACCGGGGACGCCGACACCGCGCTGGTGTACGGGTACGGGAAGTCGTCACCCGGATCCGTACGGGACGTTCTGACCCGGCAGCTCGACCCGTACTACGTCGCGCCCCTGTGGCCCGACTCCGTTGCCCTCGCGGCCCTTCAGGCGCAGGCGCTCATCGACGCGGGCGAGACCGACGAGCCCGCGCTCGCGGGGGTGGCGTCCCGCAGCCGCGCTTCGGCCGTCACCAACTCCCATGCGCAGCTTCGGGGTTCGGTGGACCAGGGTGGGTACCTCGTACGGCCCCTGCGCGTCGGCGACTGCCCGCCCGTCAGCGACGGTGCCGCCGCCGTGATCCTCGCGGCGGGGGAGCGGGCCCGCGAACTGTGCGAGCGGCCCGCCTGGATCCGGGGCATCGACCACCGCATCGAGGCACACGGCCTCGGCGTGCGCGACCTGACGGACTCGCCGTCGACCCGCCTCGCCGCCGAGCGGGCCGGAGCCTTCGAACGGCCCGTCGACACGGCCGAGTTGCACACGCCGTTCACCTCCCAGGAGGTGGTCCTGCGCAAGGCGCTTCGACTGGGCGAGGAGGTGCGCGTCAACCCGTCCGGCGGAGCGCTCGCCGCCAACCCGATCATGGCCGCCGGGCTCATCCGCATCGGTGAGGCCGCCGCCCGCGTCCACCGGGGCGAGTCCGACCGGGCGCTCGCCCACGCCACCTCCGGGCCCTGCCTCCAACAGAACCTGGTCGCCGTACTCGAAGGGGATCCCCGATGA
- a CDS encoding thiolase domain-containing protein — MSKEPVAVVGIGQTKHVAARRDVSIAGLVREAAGRALADAELTWADIDAVVIGKAPDFFEGVMMPELYLADALGAVGKPMLRVHTAGSVGGSTALVATNLIAGRVHGTVLTLAYEKQSESNAMWGLSLPIPFQQPLLAGAGGFFAPHVRAYMRRTGAPDTVGSLVAYKDRRNALKNPYAHLHEHDITLEKVQASPMLWDPIRYSETCPSSDGACAMILTDRAGAARSPRPPAWLHGGAMRSEPTLFAGKDCVSPQAGKDCAADVYRQAGIADPRRDIDAVEMYVPFSWYEPMWLENLGFAEEGEGWKLTESGVTELDGDLPVNMSGGVLSTNPIGASGMIRFAEAALQVRGQAGEHQVEGARRVLGHAYGGGSQFFSMWLVGAEPPTS; from the coding sequence ATGAGCAAGGAGCCCGTGGCCGTCGTAGGCATCGGCCAGACCAAGCACGTGGCGGCCCGACGGGACGTGTCCATCGCGGGACTCGTCCGCGAGGCCGCCGGGCGGGCGCTCGCCGACGCCGAGTTGACGTGGGCCGACATCGACGCCGTGGTCATCGGCAAGGCGCCCGACTTCTTCGAGGGCGTCATGATGCCGGAGCTGTACCTCGCCGACGCGCTCGGCGCGGTCGGCAAGCCCATGCTGCGGGTGCACACGGCGGGTTCCGTCGGCGGATCCACGGCCCTGGTCGCGACGAACCTGATCGCGGGCCGCGTCCACGGCACCGTCCTGACCCTGGCCTACGAGAAGCAGTCCGAGTCGAACGCCATGTGGGGCCTGTCCCTGCCGATCCCCTTCCAGCAGCCGTTGCTGGCCGGCGCGGGCGGCTTCTTCGCGCCGCACGTACGGGCGTACATGAGGCGCACCGGCGCGCCCGACACCGTCGGCTCGCTGGTCGCGTACAAGGACCGGCGCAACGCGCTGAAGAACCCGTACGCCCATCTCCACGAGCACGACATCACGCTGGAGAAGGTGCAGGCCTCGCCCATGCTGTGGGACCCGATCCGCTACTCGGAGACCTGCCCGTCCTCCGACGGCGCCTGCGCGATGATCCTCACCGACCGGGCGGGGGCGGCCCGCTCGCCGAGGCCGCCCGCGTGGCTGCACGGCGGCGCGATGCGCAGTGAGCCGACGCTGTTCGCGGGCAAGGACTGTGTGTCGCCGCAGGCGGGCAAGGACTGCGCGGCCGACGTGTACCGGCAGGCGGGCATCGCGGACCCGCGCCGTGACATCGACGCCGTGGAGATGTACGTGCCCTTCTCCTGGTACGAGCCCATGTGGCTGGAGAACCTCGGTTTCGCCGAGGAGGGCGAGGGCTGGAAGCTCACCGAATCCGGTGTGACCGAGCTTGACGGGGACCTGCCCGTCAACATGTCGGGCGGTGTCCTCTCCACCAATCCGATCGGTGCCTCCGGCATGATCCGCTTCGCCGAAGCGGCACTTCAGGTGCGCGGTCAGGCGGGAGAACACCAGGTGGAAGGGGCTCGCAGGGTGCTGGGGCACGCCTATGGAGGAGGATCCCAGTTCTTCTCGATGTGGCTGGTCGGGGCCGAGCCGCCCACCTCCTGA
- a CDS encoding DUF397 domain-containing protein encodes MAESTIEQHPLAGWDKPELDLSNAEWQSSSRGRGDVQIAFVEGFIAMRNSGRPASPSLIFTPAEWGAFVSGAREGEFDLT; translated from the coding sequence GTGGCCGAGAGCACCATCGAGCAGCACCCGCTGGCGGGGTGGGACAAGCCTGAGCTGGACCTCAGCAACGCCGAATGGCAGTCCAGCAGCCGAGGGCGGGGAGACGTCCAGATCGCTTTTGTCGAGGGCTTCATCGCGATGCGCAACAGTGGCCGTCCCGCGAGCCCTTCCTTGATCTTCACACCGGCCGAGTGGGGCGCGTTCGTGTCGGGCGCCCGCGAGGGAGAGTTCGACCTGACCTGA
- a CDS encoding CGNR zinc finger domain-containing protein — protein sequence MAESNDADTRLALDLALTIRHDGQGGVADDLTKAGGLTDWVRGHADLLPGADTFIADAAALAAVRDLRAAVRALFARAVRPGDPSPADAARLLPVPQAVLRLNTAAALAPTVPVLTWDDGAEPVVRQQPSGGAVPLPALLARAALAFLASPDRSRLHACHAPRCVRYFIKEHPRQEWCKPSCGNRARVARHHERHRKSAQAVGD from the coding sequence ATGGCGGAATCGAACGACGCGGACACCCGGCTCGCCCTGGACCTCGCCCTCACCATCCGGCACGACGGACAGGGCGGAGTGGCCGACGACCTCACGAAAGCCGGCGGACTCACCGACTGGGTGCGGGGACACGCCGACCTGCTGCCCGGAGCCGACACCTTCATCGCCGACGCCGCCGCGCTCGCCGCCGTCCGCGACCTGCGCGCCGCGGTCCGCGCCCTGTTCGCCCGCGCCGTGCGCCCCGGCGACCCCAGCCCGGCCGACGCCGCCCGGCTGCTGCCCGTACCGCAGGCGGTACTGCGCCTCAACACCGCCGCCGCCCTCGCACCGACCGTCCCCGTCCTCACCTGGGACGACGGCGCCGAACCCGTCGTGCGCCAGCAGCCCTCGGGCGGCGCCGTTCCCCTCCCGGCACTGCTCGCCCGCGCCGCCCTCGCCTTCCTCGCGAGCCCGGACCGGTCGCGGCTGCACGCCTGCCACGCGCCGCGCTGCGTGCGCTACTTCATCAAGGAACATCCGCGACAGGAGTGGTGCAAACCCTCGTGCGGGAACCGCGCCCGCGTCGCCCGCCATCACGAACGGCACAGGAAATCCGCGCAGGCCGTGGGGGACTGA